Proteins from a genomic interval of Cervus elaphus chromosome 13, mCerEla1.1, whole genome shotgun sequence:
- the MAN2A2 gene encoding alpha-mannosidase 2x isoform X5, giving the protein MKLKKQVTVCGAAIFCVAVFSLYLMLDRVQHDPARHQNGGNFPRSQISVLQNRIEQLEQLLEENHEIISHIKDSVLELTANVEGPPALVPYYVANGSWVVPPEPRPSFFSISPQDCQFALGGRGQKPELQMLTVSEELPFDNVDGGVWKQGFDISYSPRDWDTESLQVFVVPHSHNDPGWLKTFDKYYTEQTQHILNNMVSKLQEDPRRRFIWAEVSFFAKWWDNISAQKRAAVRRLVGNGQLEIATGGWVMPDEANSHYFALIDQLIEGHQWLEKNLGATPRSGWAVDPFGYSPTMPYLLRRANLTSMLIQRVHYAIKKHFAASHSLEFMWRQTWDSDASTDIFCHMMPFYSYDVPHTCGPDPKICCQFDFKRLPGGRISCPWKVPPRAITEANVAERAGLLLDQYRKKSRLFRSNVLLVPLGDDFRYDKPQEWDAQFFNYQRLFDFLNSKPDLHVQAQFGTLSDYFDALYKRTGVEPGARPPGFPVLSGDFFSYADREDHYWTGYYTSRPFYKNLDRVLEAHLRGAEILYSLAVAHARRTGLASQFPLSNFALLTDARRTLGLFQHHDAITGTAKEAVVVDYGVRLLRSLVSLKQVIINAAHYLVLGDKKTYHFDPEVPFLQMDDTRLNHDALPERTVIQLESSPRYVVLFNPLEQERLSMVSLLVSSPRVRVLSEEGQPLAVQVSAHWSSATDMVPDVYQVSLPVRLPALGLGVLQLQQGLDGPRTLPSSVRVYLHGRPLSVSRNEAFPLRVIDSGTSDFALSNRYMQVWFSGLTGLLKSVRRVDEEQEQRVDMEFLVYGTRSSKDKSGAYLFLPDGEAKPYVPRDPPVLRVTEGPFFSEVVACYEHVHQVVRLYNLPGVEGLSLDVSSLVDIRDYVNKELALRIRTDIDSQGAFFTDLNGFQVQPRRYLKKLPLQANFYPMPVMAYLQDAQNRLTLHTAQALGVSSLHDGQLEVILDRRLMQDDNRGLGQGLKDNKRTCNHFRLLLERRTLGREPGFFSKLAAMFRGLIFHSSRNRNREVREGPSTSYPSLLSHLTSMYLNTPVLALPMARRQAPGPALRSFHPLASSLPCDFHLLNLRTLQAEEDGLPSAETALLLHRKGFDCGLEAKNLGFNCTTSQGKVALGSLFHGLDVVFLQPTSLTLLYPLASPSNSTDVYVEPMEIATFRLRLG; this is encoded by the exons ATGAAGCTGAAAAAGCAGGTGACTGTGTGTGGGGCTGCTATCTTCTGCGTGGCTGTCTTCTCGCTCTACCTCATGTTGGACCGAGTACAACATGATCCTGCTCGACACCAGAACGGTGGGAACTTCCCCCGG AGTCAGATATCTGTGCTGCAGAACCGCATTGAACAGCTGGAGCAGCTGTTGGAGGAGAACCATGAGATCATCAGCCACATCAAGGACTCTGTGCTAGAGCTGACAGCCAACGTGGAGGGCCCACCCGCCCTGGTGCCCTACTATGTGGCCAACGGCTCCTGGGTGGTGCCGCCAGAGCCCCGGCCCAGCTTCTTCTCCATCTCCCCTCAAGACTGCCAGTTTGCCTTGGGGGGCCGCGGCCAGAAGCCAGAGCTGCAG ATGCTGACTGTGTCAGAGGAGTTACCGTTTGACAACGTGGATGGCGGCGTGTGGAAGCAAGGCTTCGACATCTCTTACAGCCCCCGCGACTGGGACACCGAAAGCCTGCAGGTGTTCGTGGTCCCCCACTCTCACAATGACCCGG GCTGGCTCAAGACCTTTGACAAGTACTACACAGAACAGACCCAACACATCCTCAACAACATGGTGTCCAAGCTGCAGGAGGACCCCCGGCGGCGCTTCATCTGGGCAGAAGTCTCCTTCTTCGCCAAGTGGTGGGACAACATCAGTGCCCAAAAGAGAGCAGCAGTCCGAAG GCTGGTGGGAAACGGGCAGCTGGAGATTGCAACAGGAGGCTGGGTGATGCCGGACGAGGCCAACTCCCACTATTTTGCATTGATTGACCAGCTCATCGAGGGCCACCAGTGGCTGGAGAAGAACCTGG GTGCAACCCCGCGCTCAGGCTGGGCGGTGGACCCCTTTGGGTACAGCCCCACCATGCCTTACCTGCTGCGCCGTGCCAACCTGACCAGCATGCTGATTCAGAGGGTGCACTATGCCATCAAGAAGCACTTCGCCGCCAGCCACAGCCTGGAGTTCATGTGGAGGCAGACCTGGG ACTCGGACGCCAGCACAGACATCTTCTGCCACATGATGCCTTTCTACAGCTACGATGTCCCGCATACGTGTGGCCCGGATCCCAAAATCTGCTGCCAGTTTGATTTCAAGCGCTTGCCTGGTGGGCGTATCAGCTGCCCTTGGAAGGTGCCACCCCGGGCTATCACGGAGGCCAATGTGGCCGAGAG GGCAGGCCTGCTCCTGGACCAGTACAGAAAGAAGTCCCGGCTCTTCCGGAGCAACGTGCTCCTGGTGCCGCTGGGCGATGATTTCCGCTATGACAAGCCCCAGGAGTGGGACGCCCAGTTCTTCAACTACCAGCGGCTCTTCGACTTCCTCAACAGCAAGCCTGACCTCCACGTGCAG GCCCAGTTTGGCACCCTCTCCGACTATTTTGACGCTCTCTACAAGAGGACAGGGGTGGAGCCGGGGGCTCGGCCTCCAGGTTTCCCCGTGCTGAGCGGGGATTTCTTCTCCTACGCTGACCGGGAGGACCACTACTGGACAGGCTATTACACCTCACGGCCTTTCTACAAGAACCTGGACCGCGTCCTGGAAGCGCATCTGCG GGGCGCAGAGATTCTGTACAGCCTGGCTGTGGCTCACGCCCGCCGCACTGGACTGGCCAGCCAGTTCCCGCTCTCGAACTTCGCCCTTCTGACGGATGCACGGCGCACGCTGGGGCTCTTCCAGCACCACGACGCCATCACGGGCACCGCCAAGGAGGCCGTTGTGGTGGACTATGGGGTCAG GCTTCTGCGCTCCCTTGTCAGCCTGAAGCAGGTCATCATTAACGCAGCTCACTACCTGGTGCTAGGGGACAAGAAGACCTACCACTTTGACCCAGAGGTGCCCTTCCTGCAGATG GATGACACCCGCTTAAATCACGATGCCCTTCCAGAGCGCACAGTGATCCAGCTGGAATCCTCACCCAG GTACGTGGTGCTGTTCAACCCGCTGGAACAGGAGCGGCTCAGCATGGTGTCCCTGCTGGTGAGCTCACCCCGGGTGCGCGTGCTTTCAGAGGAGGGTCAGCCCCTGGCCGTGCAGGTCAGCGCGCACTGGAGCTCTGCCACCGACATGGTCCCTGACGTCTATCAG GTGTCTCTGCCTGTCCGCCTGCCAGCACTGGGTCTTGGCGTCCTGCAGCTGCAGCAGGGCCTGGATGGGCCCCGCACGCTGCCCTCCTCCGTGCGCGTCTACCTACACGGGCGGCCGCTGTCCGTCAGCAGGAATGAGGCATTCCCTCTCCGGGTCATTGACTCGGGCACCAGTGACTTCGCCCTCAGCAACCGCTACATGCAggtctggttctcaggccttacCGGGCTCCTCAAG AGTGTCCGAAGGGTGGATGAGGAGCAGGAACAGCGGGTGGACATGGAGTTCCTCGTCTATGGCACCCGCTCATCCAAAGACAAGAGCGGCGCCTACCTCTTCCTGCCCGACGGCGAGGCCAAG CCCTATGTTCCCAGGGACCCACCTGTGCTGCGTGTCACTGAAGGCCCTTTCTTCTCAGAGGTGGTTGCCTGCTACGAGCACGTTCACCAGGTGGTCCGGCTGTATAACCTGCCAG GGGTGGAGGGGCTGTCCCTGGATGTGTCGTCCTTGGTGGACATCCGGGACTACGTCAATAAGGAGCTGGCCCTGCGCATTCGCACGGACATCGACAGCCAGGGCGCCTTCTTCACAGACCTCAATGGCTTTCAG GTGCAGCCCCGACGGTATCTGAAGAAGCTGCCCCTGCAGGCCAACTTCTACCCCATGCCCGTCATGGCCTACCTCCAGGACGCTCAGAACCGCCTCACGCTGCACACGGCCCAGGCCCTGGGCGTCTCCAGCCTGCACGATG GCCAGCTAGAGGTGATCTTGGACCGGAGACTGATGCAGGACGACAACCGGGGCCTCGGCCAGGGGCTCAAGGACAACAAGAGAACCTGCAACCACTTCCGCCTCCTGTTGGAACGGCGAACCCTGGGCAGGGAG CCTGGCTTTTTCTCCAAACTGGCAGCCATGTTTAGGGGCTTGATCTTTCACAGCAGCAGGAACAGGAACCGAGAG GTCCGCGAAGGCCCCTCTACAAGCTACCCGTCCCTCCTCAGCCACCTGACGTCCATGTACCTGAACACCCCTGTGCTCGCCCTGCCCATGGCCAGGAGGCAGGCCCCTGGCCCCGCTTTGCGCTCTTTTCACCCTCTGGCCTCCTCACTGCCCTGTGACTTCCACCTGCTCAACCTGCGGACGCTCCAGGCCGAG GAGGATGGCTTGCCCTCGGCAGAAACCGCGCTCCTCTTACACCGCAAGGGTTTTGACTGTGGCCTTGAGGCCAAGAACTTGGGTTTCAACTGCACCACAAGCCAAGGCAAG GTGGCCCTGGGGAGCCTCTTCCATGGCCTGGACGTGGTTTTCCTGCAGCCAACCTCCTTGACCCTGCTGTACCCTCTGGCCTCGCCCTCCAATAGCACTGACGTCTACGTGGAGCCCATGGAGATCGCCACCTTCCGCCTCCGCTTGGGCTAG
- the MAN2A2 gene encoding alpha-mannosidase 2x isoform X1: MKLKKQVTVCGAAIFCVAVFSLYLMLDRVQHDPARHQNGGNFPRSQISVLQNRIEQLEQLLEENHEIISHIKDSVLELTANVEGPPALVPYYVANGSWVVPPEPRPSFFSISPQDCQFALGGRGQKPELQMLTVSEELPFDNVDGGVWKQGFDISYSPRDWDTESLQVFVVPHSHNDPGWLKTFDKYYTEQTQHILNNMVSKLQEDPRRRFIWAEVSFFAKWWDNISAQKRAAVRRLVGNGQLEIATGGWVMPDEANSHYFALIDQLIEGHQWLEKNLGATPRSGWAVDPFGYSPTMPYLLRRANLTSMLIQRVHYAIKKHFAASHSLEFMWRQTWDSDASTDIFCHMMPFYSYDVPHTCGPDPKICCQFDFKRLPGGRISCPWKVPPRAITEANVAERAGLLLDQYRKKSRLFRSNVLLVPLGDDFRYDKPQEWDAQFFNYQRLFDFLNSKPDLHVQAQFGTLSDYFDALYKRTGVEPGARPPGFPVLSGDFFSYADREDHYWTGYYTSRPFYKNLDRVLEAHLRGAEILYSLAVAHARRTGLASQFPLSNFALLTDARRTLGLFQHHDAITGTAKEAVVVDYGVRLLRSLVSLKQVIINAAHYLVLGDKKTYHFDPEVPFLQMDDTRLNHDALPERTVIQLESSPRYVVLFNPLEQERLSMVSLLVSSPRVRVLSEEGQPLAVQVSAHWSSATDMVPDVYQVSLPVRLPALGLGVLQLQQGLDGPRTLPSSVRVYLHGRPLSVSRNEAFPLRVIDSGTSDFALSNRYMQVWFSGLTGLLKSVRRVDEEQEQRVDMEFLVYGTRSSKDKSGAYLFLPDGEAKPYVPRDPPVLRVTEGPFFSEVVACYEHVHQVVRLYNLPGVEGLSLDVSSLVDIRDYVNKELALRIRTDIDSQGAFFTDLNGFQVQPRRYLKKLPLQANFYPMPVMAYLQDAQNRLTLHTAQALGVSSLHDGQLEVILDRRLMQDDNRGLGQGLKDNKRTCNHFRLLLERRTLGREVREGPSTSYPSLLSHLTSMYLNTPVLALPMARRQAPGPALRSFHPLASSLPCDFHLLNLRTLQAEEDGLPSAETALLLHRKGFDCGLEAKNLGFNCTTSQGKVALGSLFHGLDVVFLQPTSLTLLYPLASPSNSTDVYVEPMEIATFRLRLG; this comes from the exons ATGAAGCTGAAAAAGCAGGTGACTGTGTGTGGGGCTGCTATCTTCTGCGTGGCTGTCTTCTCGCTCTACCTCATGTTGGACCGAGTACAACATGATCCTGCTCGACACCAGAACGGTGGGAACTTCCCCCGG AGTCAGATATCTGTGCTGCAGAACCGCATTGAACAGCTGGAGCAGCTGTTGGAGGAGAACCATGAGATCATCAGCCACATCAAGGACTCTGTGCTAGAGCTGACAGCCAACGTGGAGGGCCCACCCGCCCTGGTGCCCTACTATGTGGCCAACGGCTCCTGGGTGGTGCCGCCAGAGCCCCGGCCCAGCTTCTTCTCCATCTCCCCTCAAGACTGCCAGTTTGCCTTGGGGGGCCGCGGCCAGAAGCCAGAGCTGCAG ATGCTGACTGTGTCAGAGGAGTTACCGTTTGACAACGTGGATGGCGGCGTGTGGAAGCAAGGCTTCGACATCTCTTACAGCCCCCGCGACTGGGACACCGAAAGCCTGCAGGTGTTCGTGGTCCCCCACTCTCACAATGACCCGG GCTGGCTCAAGACCTTTGACAAGTACTACACAGAACAGACCCAACACATCCTCAACAACATGGTGTCCAAGCTGCAGGAGGACCCCCGGCGGCGCTTCATCTGGGCAGAAGTCTCCTTCTTCGCCAAGTGGTGGGACAACATCAGTGCCCAAAAGAGAGCAGCAGTCCGAAG GCTGGTGGGAAACGGGCAGCTGGAGATTGCAACAGGAGGCTGGGTGATGCCGGACGAGGCCAACTCCCACTATTTTGCATTGATTGACCAGCTCATCGAGGGCCACCAGTGGCTGGAGAAGAACCTGG GTGCAACCCCGCGCTCAGGCTGGGCGGTGGACCCCTTTGGGTACAGCCCCACCATGCCTTACCTGCTGCGCCGTGCCAACCTGACCAGCATGCTGATTCAGAGGGTGCACTATGCCATCAAGAAGCACTTCGCCGCCAGCCACAGCCTGGAGTTCATGTGGAGGCAGACCTGGG ACTCGGACGCCAGCACAGACATCTTCTGCCACATGATGCCTTTCTACAGCTACGATGTCCCGCATACGTGTGGCCCGGATCCCAAAATCTGCTGCCAGTTTGATTTCAAGCGCTTGCCTGGTGGGCGTATCAGCTGCCCTTGGAAGGTGCCACCCCGGGCTATCACGGAGGCCAATGTGGCCGAGAG GGCAGGCCTGCTCCTGGACCAGTACAGAAAGAAGTCCCGGCTCTTCCGGAGCAACGTGCTCCTGGTGCCGCTGGGCGATGATTTCCGCTATGACAAGCCCCAGGAGTGGGACGCCCAGTTCTTCAACTACCAGCGGCTCTTCGACTTCCTCAACAGCAAGCCTGACCTCCACGTGCAG GCCCAGTTTGGCACCCTCTCCGACTATTTTGACGCTCTCTACAAGAGGACAGGGGTGGAGCCGGGGGCTCGGCCTCCAGGTTTCCCCGTGCTGAGCGGGGATTTCTTCTCCTACGCTGACCGGGAGGACCACTACTGGACAGGCTATTACACCTCACGGCCTTTCTACAAGAACCTGGACCGCGTCCTGGAAGCGCATCTGCG GGGCGCAGAGATTCTGTACAGCCTGGCTGTGGCTCACGCCCGCCGCACTGGACTGGCCAGCCAGTTCCCGCTCTCGAACTTCGCCCTTCTGACGGATGCACGGCGCACGCTGGGGCTCTTCCAGCACCACGACGCCATCACGGGCACCGCCAAGGAGGCCGTTGTGGTGGACTATGGGGTCAG GCTTCTGCGCTCCCTTGTCAGCCTGAAGCAGGTCATCATTAACGCAGCTCACTACCTGGTGCTAGGGGACAAGAAGACCTACCACTTTGACCCAGAGGTGCCCTTCCTGCAGATG GATGACACCCGCTTAAATCACGATGCCCTTCCAGAGCGCACAGTGATCCAGCTGGAATCCTCACCCAG GTACGTGGTGCTGTTCAACCCGCTGGAACAGGAGCGGCTCAGCATGGTGTCCCTGCTGGTGAGCTCACCCCGGGTGCGCGTGCTTTCAGAGGAGGGTCAGCCCCTGGCCGTGCAGGTCAGCGCGCACTGGAGCTCTGCCACCGACATGGTCCCTGACGTCTATCAG GTGTCTCTGCCTGTCCGCCTGCCAGCACTGGGTCTTGGCGTCCTGCAGCTGCAGCAGGGCCTGGATGGGCCCCGCACGCTGCCCTCCTCCGTGCGCGTCTACCTACACGGGCGGCCGCTGTCCGTCAGCAGGAATGAGGCATTCCCTCTCCGGGTCATTGACTCGGGCACCAGTGACTTCGCCCTCAGCAACCGCTACATGCAggtctggttctcaggccttacCGGGCTCCTCAAG AGTGTCCGAAGGGTGGATGAGGAGCAGGAACAGCGGGTGGACATGGAGTTCCTCGTCTATGGCACCCGCTCATCCAAAGACAAGAGCGGCGCCTACCTCTTCCTGCCCGACGGCGAGGCCAAG CCCTATGTTCCCAGGGACCCACCTGTGCTGCGTGTCACTGAAGGCCCTTTCTTCTCAGAGGTGGTTGCCTGCTACGAGCACGTTCACCAGGTGGTCCGGCTGTATAACCTGCCAG GGGTGGAGGGGCTGTCCCTGGATGTGTCGTCCTTGGTGGACATCCGGGACTACGTCAATAAGGAGCTGGCCCTGCGCATTCGCACGGACATCGACAGCCAGGGCGCCTTCTTCACAGACCTCAATGGCTTTCAG GTGCAGCCCCGACGGTATCTGAAGAAGCTGCCCCTGCAGGCCAACTTCTACCCCATGCCCGTCATGGCCTACCTCCAGGACGCTCAGAACCGCCTCACGCTGCACACGGCCCAGGCCCTGGGCGTCTCCAGCCTGCACGATG GCCAGCTAGAGGTGATCTTGGACCGGAGACTGATGCAGGACGACAACCGGGGCCTCGGCCAGGGGCTCAAGGACAACAAGAGAACCTGCAACCACTTCCGCCTCCTGTTGGAACGGCGAACCCTGGGCAGGGAG GTCCGCGAAGGCCCCTCTACAAGCTACCCGTCCCTCCTCAGCCACCTGACGTCCATGTACCTGAACACCCCTGTGCTCGCCCTGCCCATGGCCAGGAGGCAGGCCCCTGGCCCCGCTTTGCGCTCTTTTCACCCTCTGGCCTCCTCACTGCCCTGTGACTTCCACCTGCTCAACCTGCGGACGCTCCAGGCCGAG GAGGATGGCTTGCCCTCGGCAGAAACCGCGCTCCTCTTACACCGCAAGGGTTTTGACTGTGGCCTTGAGGCCAAGAACTTGGGTTTCAACTGCACCACAAGCCAAGGCAAG GTGGCCCTGGGGAGCCTCTTCCATGGCCTGGACGTGGTTTTCCTGCAGCCAACCTCCTTGACCCTGCTGTACCCTCTGGCCTCGCCCTCCAATAGCACTGACGTCTACGTGGAGCCCATGGAGATCGCCACCTTCCGCCTCCGCTTGGGCTAG
- the MAN2A2 gene encoding alpha-mannosidase 2x isoform X3 has protein sequence MKLKKQVTVCGAAIFCVAVFSLYLMLDRVQHDPARHQNGGNFPRSQISVLQNRIEQLEQLLEENHEIISHIKDSVLELTANVEGPPALVPYYVANGSWVVPPEPRPSFFSISPQDCQFALGGRGQKPELQMLTVSEELPFDNVDGGVWKQGFDISYSPRDWDTESLQVFVVPHSHNDPGWLKTFDKYYTEQTQHILNNMVSKLQEDPRRRFIWAEVSFFAKWWDNISAQKRAAVRRLVGNGQLEIATGGWVMPDEANSHYFALIDQLIEGHQWLEKNLGATPRSGWAVDPFGYSPTMPYLLRRANLTSMLIQRVHYAIKKHFAASHSLEFMWRQTWDSDASTDIFCHMMPFYSYDVPHTCGPDPKICCQFDFKRLPGGRISCPWKVPPRAITEANVAERAGLLLDQYRKKSRLFRSNVLLVPLGDDFRYDKPQEWDAQFFNYQRLFDFLNSKPDLHVQAQFGTLSDYFDALYKRTGVEPGARPPGFPVLSGDFFSYADREDHYWTGYYTSRPFYKNLDRVLEAHLRGAEILYSLAVAHARRTGLASQFPLSNFALLTDARRTLGLFQHHDAITGTAKEAVVVDYGVRLLRSLVSLKQVIINAAHYLVLGDKKTYHFDPEVPFLQMDDTRLNHDALPERTVIQLESSPRYVVLFNPLEQERLSMVSLLVSSPRVRVLSEEGQPLAVQVSAHWSSATDMVPDVYQSVRRVDEEQEQRVDMEFLVYGTRSSKDKSGAYLFLPDGEAKPYVPRDPPVLRVTEGPFFSEVVACYEHVHQVVRLYNLPGVEGLSLDVSSLVDIRDYVNKELALRIRTDIDSQGAFFTDLNGFQVQPRRYLKKLPLQANFYPMPVMAYLQDAQNRLTLHTAQALGVSSLHDGQLEVILDRRLMQDDNRGLGQGLKDNKRTCNHFRLLLERRTLGREVREGPSTSYPSLLSHLTSMYLNTPVLALPMARRQAPGPALRSFHPLASSLPCDFHLLNLRTLQAEEDGLPSAETALLLHRKGFDCGLEAKNLGFNCTTSQGKVALGSLFHGLDVVFLQPTSLTLLYPLASPSNSTDVYVEPMEIATFRLRLG, from the exons ATGAAGCTGAAAAAGCAGGTGACTGTGTGTGGGGCTGCTATCTTCTGCGTGGCTGTCTTCTCGCTCTACCTCATGTTGGACCGAGTACAACATGATCCTGCTCGACACCAGAACGGTGGGAACTTCCCCCGG AGTCAGATATCTGTGCTGCAGAACCGCATTGAACAGCTGGAGCAGCTGTTGGAGGAGAACCATGAGATCATCAGCCACATCAAGGACTCTGTGCTAGAGCTGACAGCCAACGTGGAGGGCCCACCCGCCCTGGTGCCCTACTATGTGGCCAACGGCTCCTGGGTGGTGCCGCCAGAGCCCCGGCCCAGCTTCTTCTCCATCTCCCCTCAAGACTGCCAGTTTGCCTTGGGGGGCCGCGGCCAGAAGCCAGAGCTGCAG ATGCTGACTGTGTCAGAGGAGTTACCGTTTGACAACGTGGATGGCGGCGTGTGGAAGCAAGGCTTCGACATCTCTTACAGCCCCCGCGACTGGGACACCGAAAGCCTGCAGGTGTTCGTGGTCCCCCACTCTCACAATGACCCGG GCTGGCTCAAGACCTTTGACAAGTACTACACAGAACAGACCCAACACATCCTCAACAACATGGTGTCCAAGCTGCAGGAGGACCCCCGGCGGCGCTTCATCTGGGCAGAAGTCTCCTTCTTCGCCAAGTGGTGGGACAACATCAGTGCCCAAAAGAGAGCAGCAGTCCGAAG GCTGGTGGGAAACGGGCAGCTGGAGATTGCAACAGGAGGCTGGGTGATGCCGGACGAGGCCAACTCCCACTATTTTGCATTGATTGACCAGCTCATCGAGGGCCACCAGTGGCTGGAGAAGAACCTGG GTGCAACCCCGCGCTCAGGCTGGGCGGTGGACCCCTTTGGGTACAGCCCCACCATGCCTTACCTGCTGCGCCGTGCCAACCTGACCAGCATGCTGATTCAGAGGGTGCACTATGCCATCAAGAAGCACTTCGCCGCCAGCCACAGCCTGGAGTTCATGTGGAGGCAGACCTGGG ACTCGGACGCCAGCACAGACATCTTCTGCCACATGATGCCTTTCTACAGCTACGATGTCCCGCATACGTGTGGCCCGGATCCCAAAATCTGCTGCCAGTTTGATTTCAAGCGCTTGCCTGGTGGGCGTATCAGCTGCCCTTGGAAGGTGCCACCCCGGGCTATCACGGAGGCCAATGTGGCCGAGAG GGCAGGCCTGCTCCTGGACCAGTACAGAAAGAAGTCCCGGCTCTTCCGGAGCAACGTGCTCCTGGTGCCGCTGGGCGATGATTTCCGCTATGACAAGCCCCAGGAGTGGGACGCCCAGTTCTTCAACTACCAGCGGCTCTTCGACTTCCTCAACAGCAAGCCTGACCTCCACGTGCAG GCCCAGTTTGGCACCCTCTCCGACTATTTTGACGCTCTCTACAAGAGGACAGGGGTGGAGCCGGGGGCTCGGCCTCCAGGTTTCCCCGTGCTGAGCGGGGATTTCTTCTCCTACGCTGACCGGGAGGACCACTACTGGACAGGCTATTACACCTCACGGCCTTTCTACAAGAACCTGGACCGCGTCCTGGAAGCGCATCTGCG GGGCGCAGAGATTCTGTACAGCCTGGCTGTGGCTCACGCCCGCCGCACTGGACTGGCCAGCCAGTTCCCGCTCTCGAACTTCGCCCTTCTGACGGATGCACGGCGCACGCTGGGGCTCTTCCAGCACCACGACGCCATCACGGGCACCGCCAAGGAGGCCGTTGTGGTGGACTATGGGGTCAG GCTTCTGCGCTCCCTTGTCAGCCTGAAGCAGGTCATCATTAACGCAGCTCACTACCTGGTGCTAGGGGACAAGAAGACCTACCACTTTGACCCAGAGGTGCCCTTCCTGCAGATG GATGACACCCGCTTAAATCACGATGCCCTTCCAGAGCGCACAGTGATCCAGCTGGAATCCTCACCCAG GTACGTGGTGCTGTTCAACCCGCTGGAACAGGAGCGGCTCAGCATGGTGTCCCTGCTGGTGAGCTCACCCCGGGTGCGCGTGCTTTCAGAGGAGGGTCAGCCCCTGGCCGTGCAGGTCAGCGCGCACTGGAGCTCTGCCACCGACATGGTCCCTGACGTCTATCAG AGTGTCCGAAGGGTGGATGAGGAGCAGGAACAGCGGGTGGACATGGAGTTCCTCGTCTATGGCACCCGCTCATCCAAAGACAAGAGCGGCGCCTACCTCTTCCTGCCCGACGGCGAGGCCAAG CCCTATGTTCCCAGGGACCCACCTGTGCTGCGTGTCACTGAAGGCCCTTTCTTCTCAGAGGTGGTTGCCTGCTACGAGCACGTTCACCAGGTGGTCCGGCTGTATAACCTGCCAG GGGTGGAGGGGCTGTCCCTGGATGTGTCGTCCTTGGTGGACATCCGGGACTACGTCAATAAGGAGCTGGCCCTGCGCATTCGCACGGACATCGACAGCCAGGGCGCCTTCTTCACAGACCTCAATGGCTTTCAG GTGCAGCCCCGACGGTATCTGAAGAAGCTGCCCCTGCAGGCCAACTTCTACCCCATGCCCGTCATGGCCTACCTCCAGGACGCTCAGAACCGCCTCACGCTGCACACGGCCCAGGCCCTGGGCGTCTCCAGCCTGCACGATG GCCAGCTAGAGGTGATCTTGGACCGGAGACTGATGCAGGACGACAACCGGGGCCTCGGCCAGGGGCTCAAGGACAACAAGAGAACCTGCAACCACTTCCGCCTCCTGTTGGAACGGCGAACCCTGGGCAGGGAG GTCCGCGAAGGCCCCTCTACAAGCTACCCGTCCCTCCTCAGCCACCTGACGTCCATGTACCTGAACACCCCTGTGCTCGCCCTGCCCATGGCCAGGAGGCAGGCCCCTGGCCCCGCTTTGCGCTCTTTTCACCCTCTGGCCTCCTCACTGCCCTGTGACTTCCACCTGCTCAACCTGCGGACGCTCCAGGCCGAG GAGGATGGCTTGCCCTCGGCAGAAACCGCGCTCCTCTTACACCGCAAGGGTTTTGACTGTGGCCTTGAGGCCAAGAACTTGGGTTTCAACTGCACCACAAGCCAAGGCAAG GTGGCCCTGGGGAGCCTCTTCCATGGCCTGGACGTGGTTTTCCTGCAGCCAACCTCCTTGACCCTGCTGTACCCTCTGGCCTCGCCCTCCAATAGCACTGACGTCTACGTGGAGCCCATGGAGATCGCCACCTTCCGCCTCCGCTTGGGCTAG